Proteins from a genomic interval of Crassostrea angulata isolate pt1a10 chromosome 7, ASM2561291v2, whole genome shotgun sequence:
- the LOC128191265 gene encoding polycystic kidney disease protein 1-like 2, translated as MLKDHLKHEFQLQASSFESILTKAEANLIRITNLWLETDDGQGIQKTVDKRDILSLTVLKDKGKNLPFEFITKYGYMKLPYFETFQDTIGSAVVAVLTYIQSPYKYVNNTDATTSSTVKVVITDKKGKQLKLKDLDDPVDMAVDMTKIFASTHTWIKPEILDDGSSMVVAYVNETNEAYSVEFKLKSVLECTIYGIFGYTKPSVFNRAISIKTKGIKKILEIEPVDLPVFFNDSILQITVYNTKYSSGGYLDPLVLTLSCQDDVARRRRRDLSEYMGHFYRVQILSVVNLKGTKWDTSAGSKISRAEGNVAVFKSTFFGTFGSDALFSPPTPINFVDIFLNFSEKLQQTPQVLAAEVFLIIFFIAIVIPIRRADQKDRLQWEYLPLVDNEPDDKVQYCLAIFTSIRSSKILSSTVFFTLNGKKATSNARMVKTDSRENFQSGTCCNFLLTTEEYLGQLVSLTVWHDNTGKNPDWKLSKIVVTDLSTNERYAFMCGEWLSLKFKDGKTYRTLVPATPQIINGHVVFTELSVRGFFDDHLWFSISKRPNYSRFTRVQRMWSLVALLFLSMVTSAMWYNSEPSEEKQIATGTVQRSVTLGPFKLNLKQIYVGLMSSIITVIPSIVIISLFRNRKLKTDSSEDIRRTGGKLPWWTIFIAYFFIVAAIVGGGFFTFLYSLQFGYGKTNDWLLSFVFGTAEGAFMMEPLKVLLVATLFGICCKKSTNVLSECAEEIHLKTAYVSDYIKRGEIAYYPCPNTAIDQEKINIQRKEVQLDSKLKKISKSWVLTFFYLFLLAIICAHNTVTEAFRQNSYLKSSIKDSFLANTTDDIYLWMQRYMLTQIWPKWYSNFALRTAYEQRFLYDEYSYRISKSTLRQVRSHNCSPLEEMKSSVSKCTSDYSIETEDKTNYCKGWIPFQTENTTCYDEYDPLDNSFIYQSAEVTNTLTYIGEFAMYGGGGYTIDLGPKQSLVEQYIENLKNLSWIDGKTRAVFFETNTFNANTRLFSHLKIVFEISEYGSIYMTTRVKSLNLYPYVTSMDYIILGCQLIFVFIIIVRIVLFAVYIFKKRSACFRTFSSWIIALDLFLSLIAVIFYILRIDTTIKAVNDIIESRGSYVSLEHVELYDMVYRTALGLVFFFGILRLLQPLTINYHFFILQKSLAKARYDIFMSMILIIFALVSFGSYLFLSLGRYSENFKDLYSSIISLLRMLLAMISFRLNSNLDSVEGRIVTGLFFFSISIIGVNIFIAILFGHFADVHAMQSKLKSKTGYEVHEDEVFNFELNDHLWKQMKRIKHIFSEPKIESQGISFPEDILHKLEILNQHVTLKCKDEYRFMRVIPCLVYLTNAMSWSMYMAMKTAADYSEENGLRYRFFNPNEDHPRLTVYFPEANLSDAPDIRCNNVAHRYFSLSPEIRRLLLFAKTRIYELKLPNDRPFLMKVNDITKRITIIEVDDELVSDEDYLVCSFDDRQSWFRYAIRPREDKFCCILPKLPTYCFVIGKLGQIQVNRDTLCCFPDIEYHQIRKEGNSIFLHADKKIRLSFPPGSVQNNCNIYVMMDLPQKQICPFVHVLVKEDINDPVEISLPIVYKGLQANKYGHKNTEKLIVVREGEKEWMVLNSVLKLDAAGFTFETIKIQSNVPTTFGLKEAVLPWVENPFDKLDTKILKTINMVSRYNCVALKWSEIAHNLDIEFPSTFGGRETDSYEICNNETTDGNPNPRQMSFTFRRVIDIPISAQEKCLYIFSAWYRMYPLGIVVSSFRKVLEDCNLHFIAEQLGQRL; from the exons ATGTTAAAAGACCACCTGAAGCATGAGTTTCAATTACAAGCATCGTCA TTTGAAAGTATATTGACGAAAGCAGAGGCCAACTTGATACGAATCACAAATCTCTGGCTAGAAACAGACGATGGACAAGGCATACAGAAAACAGTTGATAAGAGAGACATTCTTTCATTAACTGTTTTGAAGGACAAGGGGAAGAATTTGCCTTTCGAGTTCATTACAAAGTATGGGTATATGAAGCTGCCATACTTCGAGACGTTTCAAGACACGATTGGCAGTGCGGTTGTAGCA GTCCTAACATACATTCAAAGCCCTTATAAATACGTGAATAACACTGATGCCACAACATCTTCCACTGTAAAGGTCGTCATTACCGACAAAAAAGGAAAGCAATTAAAACTTAAGGATTTAGATGATCCAGTGGATATGGCCGTTGATATGACCAAA ATATTTGCTTCCACCCACACTTGGATAAAACCTGAGATACTAGACGATGGGTCATCCATGGTGGTTGCATATGTGAACGAAACAAATGAGGCATATTCCGTcgaattcaaattaaaatctgttttaGAATGCACAATTTATGGCATATTTGGATACACAAAGCCAAGTGTCTTTAACAGGGCCatttcaattaaaacaaaaggcATCAAGAAAATACTGGAGATCGAACCAGTCGACCTGCCGGTATTTTTCAACGATTCTATTCTCCAGATAACAGTTTACAACACAAAGTACTCATCAGGGGGTTATCTGGATCCTCTAGTTTTAACGTTAAGCTGTCAAG aTGATGTTGCAAGACGACGACGAAGAGATCTGT CCGAATACATGGGCCATTTCTATCGAGTACAGATTCTAAGCGTTGTTAACCTGAAAGGCACAAAGTGGGATACTTCTGCTGGCTCAAAG ATCAGTAGAGCTGAAGGAAATGTCGCCGTTTTCAAAAGTACATTCTTTGGAACGTTTGGTTCGGATGCTCTTTTTTCGCCACCCACTCCCATCAACTTTGTTGATATTTTCCTGAACTTTTCTGAAAAACTGCAACAAACACCCCAAGTTTTAGCAGCAGAGGTTTTcttgataatatttttcattgccATTGTCATTCCCATACGAAGAGCTGACCAGAAGGATCGTCTGCAA TGGGAGTATTTGCCGTTAGTGGACAATGAACCCGACGATAAAGTTCAATATTGTTTAGCTATTTTTACATCAATAAGATCTTCGAAAATTTTGAGTTCTACGGTTTTTTTTACACTGAATGGTAAAAAGGCAACTTCAAATGCAAGAATGGTTAAAACAGATTCCCGAGAG AACTTTCAGAGTGGCACATgttgtaattttcttttaacgACCGAGGAATATCTAGGGCAATTAGTGTCATTAACAGTGTGGCATGACAACACAGGGAAAAACCCTGATTGGAAATTGTCTAAAATAGTCGTTACCGATTTATCAACTAATGAAAG ATATGCGTTTATGTGTGGTGAGTGGTTATCTCTGAAATTCAAAGATGGAAAAACTTATCGAACACTTGTTCCAGCTACACCACAAATCATAAACGGACATGTGGTATTCACGGAACTGAGTGTACGTGGCTTCTTTGACGACCATCTTTGGTTCTCAATATCTAAGCGACCAAACTACAGCCGATTTACTAGAGTCCAGCGGATGTGGAGTTTAGTTGCTTTACTTTTCTTATCAATGGTAACAAGTGCAATGTGGTATAATTCTGAACCTTCCGAAGAGAAGCAGATAGCGACTGGAACCGTTCAACGATCTGTCACGCTTGGTCCATTTAAACTAAACTTGAAACAAATCTATGTCGGATTAATGTCGTCGATTATTACAGTAATCCCGTCTATCGTCATTATTTCATTATTCCGAAATAGAAAGTTAAAAACTGATTCGTCTGAAGATATACGGCGAACTGGGGGCAAACTACCATGGTGGACAATATTCATTGCCTATTTCTTTATTGTTGCAGCCATTGTTGGGGGAGGCTTCTTCACTTTTTTGTATTCTCTTCAATTTGGTTATGGAAAAACAAATGACTGGTTACTGTCATTTGTTTTCGGAACAGCTGAAGGGGCATTCATGATGGAACCATTAAAG GTACTTTTGGTGGCTACATTATTTGGAATATGTTGTAAAAAATCAACGAATGTGTTGTCAGAATGTGCAGAAGAAATTCACTTAAAGACAG cTTACGTCTCTGACTATATAAAGCGAGGAGAAATTGCTTATTATCCATGCCCAAATACAGCTATTGATCAAGAAAAAATCAACATACAGAGAAAAGAAGTACAGCTGGACagcaaactaaaaaaaattagcaaatcTTGGGTGCTGAcgtttttttacttatttctcttaGCTATAATTTGTGCGCATAATACAGTGACTGAAGCCTTCAGACAAAATTCCTACTTAAAGAGTTCGATCAAAGATTCATTTCTG gCAAATACAACAGACGATATCTACCTTTGGATGCAGCGTTACATGCTAACTCAGATTTGGCCAAAATGGTACAGTAATTTTGCATTACGGACAGCATACGAACAAAGATTTCTTTATGACGAATATAGTTACCGGATTTCAAAGTCAACATTACGACAAGTCAGGTCTC ataactgtTCTCCGTTAGAAGAAATGAAAAGTTCGGTATCAAAATGTACTAGTGATTATTCAATCGAAACAGAAGACAAAACTAACTATTGCAAAG GATGGATACCATTTCAAACGGAAAATACAACTTGCTATGACGAATATGACCCACTAGACAATAGTTTTATATACCAGAGTGCAGAAGTAACAAACACTTTGACGTATATAGGGGAATTCGCAATGTACGGTGGTGGAGGATATACGATAGATTTAGGACCAAAACAGTCGTTAGTCGAACAATACATCGAAAATCTAAAGAACCTTTCCTGGATAGACGGGAAAACCAGAGCAGTGTTCTTTGAAACTAATACTTTCAACGCAAACACAAGGTTATTTAGTCATTTAAAGATAGTGTTTGAAATTTCAGAATACGGATCCATCTATATGACAACAAGAGTTAAATCCTTAAACCTCTATCCTTATGTTACAAGCATGGATTATATTATCTTAGGTTGTCAACTTATCTTTGTGTTTATCATCATTGTGCGCATTGTTCTCTTCGCTGTATACATATTCAAAAAGCGAAGCGCATGCTTTCGAACTTTTTCTTCGTGGATAATAGCATTGGATCTTTTTCTGAGCTTGATAGCTGTTATATTTTATATCCTGCGGATTGACACAACAATTAAAGCAGTCAACGACATCATTGAGAGTCGGG GTTCCTATGTTTCTCTTGAGCACGTGGAGTTGTACGATATGGTTTACAGGACTGCGTTAGGACTGGTCTTCTTTTTTGGAATTCTCAGACTCCTCCAACCTTTAACAATAAACTACCATTTCTTTATTCTTCAAAAATCGCTTGCAAAAGCAAGATATGACATTTTTATGTCAATGATTCTAATAATATTTGCTCTTGTCTCGTTTGGGTCTTACCTTTTTCTTTCATTAGGCAGATATTCAGAAAACTTTAAAGACTTGTATTCTTCGATCATTTCTCTTCTTCGAATGCTTCTAGCAATGATATCATTTCGATTGAACTCAAACTTGGATTCAGTAGAGGGGAGAATAGTAACTGgtttgttctttttttctatCTCAATCATTggagtgaatatatttattgcaatTCTGTTTGGCCATTTTGCGGATGTACATGCTAtgcaatcaaaattaaaatcaaagacCGGATATGAGGTCCATGAAGACGAAgtctttaattttgaattgaatGACCACCTTTGGAAACAAATGAAACGCATTAAACACATATTCTCAGAACCTAAAATTG AGTCACAGGGCATATCGTTCCCAGAAGATATACTACACAAG CTCGAAATCCTGAATCAGCACGTAACATTAAAATGCAAAGATGAATATCGATTCATGAGGGTAATACCATGCTTAGTCTACCTCACAAACGCTATGAGTTGGAGTATGTACATGGCAATGAAAACTGCAGCAGACTACAGTGAGGAAAATGGATTAAGATATAG ATTTTTTAACCCCAATGAAGATCATCCCCGTCTTACTGTATATTTCCCTGAAGCAAACCTGAGTGACGCACCTGATATTCGATGTAACAACGTAGCTCACAGATATTTCTCGTTGTCACCGGAAATTAGACGGCTACTGCTATTTGCAAAAACAAGAATCTACGAATTGAAACTTCCAAATGATCGGCCATTTCTG ATGAAGGTAAACGACATCACAAag AGAATCACCATTATTGAAGTGGACGATGAGCTCGTGTCCGATGAGGATTATTTAGTTTGCAGTTTTGATGATAGGCAGTCTTGGTTTAGATATGCAATTCGACCG AGAGAAGACAAGTTTTGCTGCATTCTTCCAAAACTTCCGACATATTGCTTCGTAATTGGCAAACTAGGACAAATACAAGTAAATAGGGACACGCTATGCTGTTTTCCAGACATCGAATATCATCAAATAAGGAAAGAAGGAAATTCAATCTTTCTCCATGCTGATAAAAAAATACGCCTCTCTTTCCCTCCTGGAAGTGTCCAAAATAACTGCAACATATATGTTATG ATGGATTTACCCCAAAAACAGATATGCCCATTTGTCCATGTTTTGGTTAAGGAGGATATAAATGATCCAGTGGAAATTAGTTTACCTATCGTTTACAAAGGTCTTCAAGCAAATAAGTACG GCCATAAAAACACTGAAAAACTCATTGTTGTTAGGGAGGGGGAAAAGGAGTGGATGGTCCTAAACTCTGTTCTTAAGTTAGATGCAGCAGGGTTTACATTTGAAACCATCAAAATTCAATCCAA tGTACCAACAACGTTTGGATTAAAAGAGGCAGTTCTTCCTTGG GTTGAAAATCCATTTGACAAATTGG ATACAAAGATACTAAAAACTATCAACATGGTTTCTCGATATAACTGCGTGGCGTTAAAATGGAGCGAAATTGCGCACAACTTGGATATAGAGTTCCCGTCAACTTTTGGAGGGAGAGAGACGGATAGTTACGAAATATGCAATAATGAAACAACCGACGGAAATCCAAACCCGAGGCAAATGAGTTTTACATTCAGAAGAGTAATTGACATACCAATCAGTGCTCAAGAGAAATGCCTATATATTTTCTCAGCGTGGTATAGAATGTATCCACTTGGAATAGTTGTATCATCATTTAGGAAAGTTTTAGAAGATTGTAATCTACACTTTATTGCAG AACAACTCGGTCAAAGGTTGTAG